In Bubalus bubalis isolate 160015118507 breed Murrah chromosome 3, NDDB_SH_1, whole genome shotgun sequence, a genomic segment contains:
- the LOC112583627 gene encoding LOW QUALITY PROTEIN: RNA-binding protein EWS-like (The sequence of the model RefSeq protein was modified relative to this genomic sequence to represent the inferred CDS: deleted 1 base in 1 codon) has protein sequence MTSPDPDSLRKEGEKRASMDYSTYSQAAAQQGYRAYAAQPAQGYAQTTQQAYGQQSYGTYGQPADVSYTQAQTTATYGQTAYATSYGQPPTGYSTPTAPQAYSQPVQGYGTGAYDTTTATVTTTQASYAAQSAYGAQPAHPAYGQQPAATAPARPQDGNKPAETSQPQSSTGGYNQPSLGYGQSNYSYPQVPGSYPMQLVSAPPSYPSTSYSSTQPTSYDQSSYSQQNTYGQPSSYGQQSSYGQQSSYGQQPPTSYSPPKTGSYSQAPSQYSQQSSSYGQQRPMDEGPDLDLGPPVDPDEDSDNSAIYGQGLNDSVTLDDLVDFFKQCGVVKMNKRTGQPMIHIHLDKETGKPKGDATVSYEDPATAKAAVEWFDGKDFQGSTLKVSLARKKPPMNSMRGGMPPREGRGMPPLLRGGPGGPGGPGGPMGRMGGRGGDRGGFPPRGPRGSRGNPSGGGNVQHRAGAWPCPNPGCGNQNFAWRTGCNQCKAPKPEGFLPPPFPPPGGDRGRGGPGGMRGGRVASWTAVALVECSEAAVVETEVASVAAGAWTVVALVVEDEVALGDPLDH, from the exons ATGACTAGCCCTGACCCTGACTCACTACGA aaggaaggagagaaaagggcGTCCATGGATTATAGTACATACAGCCAAGCTGCAGCCCAGCAGGGCTACAGGGCTTACGCCGCCCAGCCCGCTCAAGGATATGCACAGACCACCCAGCAGGCATATGGGCAGCAAAGTTATGGAACCTATGGACAGCCCGCTGATGTCAGCTACACCCAGGCGCAGACCACTGCAACCTACGGGCAGACCGCCTATGCAACTTCTTATGGACAGCCTCCCACTGGATATTCTACTCCAACTGCCCCCCAGGCATACAGTCAGCCTGTCCAGGGGTACGGCACTGGGGCTTACGACACCACCACTGCTACGGTTACTACCACCCAGGCCTCCTATGCAGCTCAGTCTGCATATGGCGCTCAGCCCGCTCACCCGGCGTATGGACAGCAGCCAGCAGCCACCGCGCCTGCAAGACCGCAGGATGGTAACAAACCCGCTGAGACTAGTCAACCTCAATCTAGCACAGGGGGTTACAACCAGCCCAGCCTAGGATATGGACAGAGTAACTACAGTTATCCCCAGGTGCCTGGGAGCTACCCCATGCAGCTGGTCTCAGCACCACCATCCTATCCTTCTACCAGCTACTCCTCTACGCAGCCGACTAGTTATGATCAGAGCAGTTACTCCCAGCAGAACACCTACGGGCAGCCGAGCAGCTATGGACAGCAGAGTAGCTATGGTCAACAAAGCAGCTATGGGCAGCAGCCACCCACTAGTTAC TCCCCCCCCAAGACTGGATCCTACAGCCAGGCTCCAAGTCAATATAGTCAACAGAGCAGCAGCTACGGGCAGCAGA GACCCATGGATGAAGGACCAGACCTTGATTTAGGCCCACCTGTAGATCCAGATGAAGACTCTGACAACAGTGCCATTTACGGGCAAGGCCTGAACGACAGTGTGACTCTCGATGACCTGGTGGACTTCTTTAAGCAGTGCGGAGTCGTTAAGATGAACAAGAGGACTGGACAACCCATGATCCATATTCACTTGGACAAGGAAACAGGAAAGCCCAAAGGTGACGCTACGGTGTCTTACGAAGACCCAGCAACTGCCAAAGCTGCTGTCGAGTGGTTTGATGGGAAAGATTTCCAAGGGAGCACACTTAAAGTGTCTCTTGCTCGGAAGAAGCCGCCCATGAACAGCATGCGGGGAGGGATGCCGCCGCGCGAGGGCAGGGGGATGCCGCCGCTGCTCCGAGGAGGTCCAGGGGGCCCAGGAGGTCCTGGAGGACCCATGGGGCGCATGGGAGGCcgtggaggagacagaggcggcTTCCCACCAAGAGGGCCCCGCGGTTCCCGGGGGAACccgtctggaggaggaaacgtgCAGCACCGAGCTGGAGCCTGGCCGTGCCCCAACCCGGGCTGTGGGAACCAGAACTTCGCCTGGAGAACAGGGTGCAACCAGTGTAAGGCCCCAAAGCCTGAAGGCTTCCTCCCACCGCCTTTCCCGCCCCCGGGCGGTGACCGCGGCAGAGGTGGCCCTGGAGGCATGCGGGGAGGAAGAGTGGCCTCATGGACCGCGGTGGCCCTGGTGGAATGTTCAGAGGCAGCCGTGGTGGAGACAGAGGTGGCTTCCGTGGCGGCCGGGGCATGGACCGTGGTGGCTTTGGTGGTGGAAGACGAGGTGGCCCTGGGGGACCCCCTGGACCACTGA